In one window of Fusobacteria bacterium ZRK30 DNA:
- a CDS encoding NusG domain II-containing protein, giving the protein MYFKKGDLIIYGLIIGIFLTLGMNVHKIKETKAERAEIYVNNQLKYTYKLQKAEKEFYVDTDIGGVGIKLKDNKIRVISSYSPRKLCVKQGWIERSGQTIIGVPDKLLIKIVGKEEDEVDFILR; this is encoded by the coding sequence ATGTATTTTAAAAAAGGAGACCTGATAATCTATGGATTGATCATAGGTATTTTTTTGACTTTAGGTATGAATGTCCACAAAATTAAGGAAACTAAGGCAGAGAGAGCTGAAATATATGTAAATAATCAATTAAAATATACATACAAACTTCAAAAAGCAGAGAAAGAATTCTATGTTGATACAGATATTGGAGGAGTAGGAATAAAGTTAAAAGATAATAAAATAAGGGTAATTTCTTCATATTCTCCCAGAAAATTATGTGTTAAACAGGGGTGGATAGAGAGATCGGGACAGACCATTATAGGAGTTCCAGATAAACTTTTAATAAAGATAGTGGGAAAAGAAGAGGATGAGGTGGACTTTATCCTGCGATAG